Part of the Catalinimonas alkaloidigena genome is shown below.
CTGGGCTGTGCTACCGGTCACCCATCTTTTGTGATGTCCAACTCATTCTCTAATCAGGTACTGGCACAAATAGAACTGTGGAAGTATTCTGACAAATATGAAAATGCGGTTTATACGCTTCCCAAGCATCTGGATGAGAAAGTAGCAGCTTTCCACCTGGCTAAGATTGGGGTTGAACTTGAGGAGCTTTCTCAGGATCAGGCTGAATACATAGGTGTAGAGGTGAAAGGACCTTTCAAGCCTGACTATTATAGATATTAATCTGTAAAAATGAATCATCTAAAGGGATGGGCTGGAGACAGTTCATCCCTTTTTTTTATAAATTCAGAATTTTAGCAAATGAGTTTTGCAGTTTTTCCCACTTTTGCTGATGTGAGCTGACATCAAAAAGCTGTGCCATGGGAGTCGCTTTACTACCAATCCACATGCCTCCGGCGCTTCTTCTGAAGTCGGTAAACAAAGCCTGATGCTGCCATGCCGGTAACTCTGCCTGATAATATTTACGGTTAGCATCGTGTAAAATAATAACCCCTTCCTCAGTAACGATATCCATTGCCTTCTTCAGGCAAGCTCGTCTGGCTCTTCCATCAATCAAAATAAAATCAAAGGGAGCAAATTTTATGGGGTAGTCTATGTAATCTTTTAAATCCTCGTAAGAGCCATCTTTTTCAGCATCACTAAAAGGATAATTGTTCCAGGGAACGTGATAGATATTTACCCGATCGGACTGGTTTAAATCAACGATTCGCTTTCGCCATACTTCATCAGTTTCTATGGCTGACCATTTTGCCTGGGGTGGAAGTAATTTTGGAAAATACAGCGTACTGTGCCCGGAACCCCACTCCAAACAATTTTGAGGTTGAAGCGAAGCAAAAATTTCTTCCAAAATCTCCTGCTCACGAAACTTCATGTAGGGGCGTAACTTTTTAAAACGGTATTTTTTTCCCAGTATGTTGTCTTTGGTTTCTTGACAGGATTGGATGAATAGGTTTTTCATAGAAGGATAGGAGTGTAAAAGCTAGCGAAAAGTAAAAGGTCTGAACTTCAAAAGAAATATTGTATGAAAATTTATATATCTATTTACCCAAGCCAAATAAACTTAAAAATCTTCTTTTGTTTACCTTAAAATAATATTCTATTTGATTAGGTTTTCGGTTGGCGTGGGGAAACGGAACATTTGGAACAGGCTTAACTAGAAAATCACAAAGTTTTCCCCAGCTATCGCCCTGATCAATATACATGACCAACAGATCTTCCTTTCTGTCGGCAAAGTGATGTAGCACGTCTTCTTTATGTTTTAAATAACATTCAATGTATTCTTTTTCATGATGGTGTGGCATCTCATAGCCATAGGTGATTTTTCTGATTTTTTTGGTGCCGGCACCTCTGTTGGCATGGTCATAAATGCTCTTGAACCACTTGTTTACATCGGAGCGTAATGTCAGGACAAATTTACTTCCCGGATAGCGCCGGTCCAACTCTTTGTAAAGCAGGGGCCAGGGAAAATCCTCAAAACTGTCATACTGGTCTGCTACCTCAAAAATGGGCTGCAAATTGCCTTTATCGTATTCAAGAACAAGGTCAGCTCTGAAGTTCATATGGCGATAGCCCAGTACCTTTAATGCTCTGCCTAATGATGAAGTGCCCGTTTTACCTAAGCCAATGCCAAAAACTTTATTACTTGTATGATGCGCCATAAAGATGAATACTAAAAAAAAATTTCACTAATCTGAGTAATGCAAAACTAACACTAAGAGTAATGTAGGGGAACCTTCTCAATTCAAGGTGCCGAATGAAACTTAGCTTCTGCATTATTTATCCTTCCTGAACTTTTCTCCCTGCTGTATCCGGTAAAGCTTAACATACCGGAGAAAAACAGTATAAGCCATAAGTTGCGCATAAATAAAGCCCTGCCTACCATCCAGAATAGCCAGTTGTATGATGTACTGTTTAAAAAATCTCCAGGCAGGCTTAAGCCAGAGGTGAAAAAGTGTTACTTTCTTGGTTTTGGGCAGCTTATCATATGCGCCCCAGGTAGAATACTGATCTACTTTGGAAAGAAAGTGATCAAACCCCTTATAAGTATTATGCAAAAGTTTGTACTTGAATATCCCTATGCTCCCCTCAGTGAGTATGCCGGCATGCACATGTTTATCCTGGTATTTTGACTTGTCTCTGAGGAAAAGTCGCACAACATTGTCAGAACGAAGTTCACCATGCTTCATCATACGGCCCATAAACATATTTTTTCTCCAAATACGAAAAGCCGTATGCTGCGTACCTTTTTTTAGTGTTTTCTGAATTTCCTCTGCCAACTCGGGTGTTACTCTTTCATCCGCGTCTAAGAGAAATATCCAGGGATACTTGGCCTGGGGAATCGCCCAATTCTTCTGGGCAGCAGAGTTGACGTACTGATGCTGCAGTACAAAATCAGTATGCTTCCGGGCAATTTCCACCGTGGCATCGGTACTGAAAGAGTCCACCACCATAATCTCATCTGCCCAGCTTACCGACTTGATGGCCTCTTCTATATTATCTTCCTCATTAAAGGTAGGAATGATTGCGGTTACTTTATGCATAGCTTAGTGTTCTTCCAAAATTTGCGTAAATAAATCTACGTGCCTGTCAATGGTTCTTTCAATAGAGAACTTTTCCAGGGCCGTTTCCTTGCCGTATGCTCCCAGCTCCTTTCTTAGGCTTGCTGATTGCATCACTTGCTTAATTAGTGACGCCAATTGCTGAATGTTCTCATTTTCAAACAAATAACCATTTTTTCCTTCTTCAATCAACTCCCGATTGCCCCCCAGATCGGTGGCAATCACCGGAACTTGCAAAGCCATGGCTTCTAATAGAGACTGGGAAAGCCCTTCAATGGTAGAAGGCAGCACTTTAATATCAAAGAGAGGATAATAATTAAGTACCTCATCATTAGAAATGGCGCCAGCGAAATGCACCTCATGAGGAAGGGTATAGCCGGAGATAATTTCCTGAAATTCAGAAGAAGGCTCTATGCCGACAAAGATCACTTTTACCGTTTTGTCTAATAACGCGATGGCTTTAAGGATCTGCTTTTGTTCTTTCAGGCGGGCCACACAGCCAATCACAAAATCACCCTCTTGTATGTCATATTTTTCTTTGAGAGCATTTACCTGCTGTGGATTTACCTTATCGTACTTTTCCCGCGGCGTACCATTGTAGATTACTTCTATATGCTCAGCGCTGATGCCAATTTTTACCAGCGATGCTTTTACCCCCTCACTCACTGCAATGACCTTGTCGGTTCCTTTTTCATAGAACCAACTCTGCCCCAGAATGCCCATGCTTAGTGCCAGCTGCCTGCGGGTGTGTACCAGCTTAACCGGAAGTTTATAATACCAGCGGGCTAAAATGGTAGTGTAGCGGTCTTTGCTGGATTGCCCATCAATGATATCTATTTTGTAATCCCGAACCATCTGCGCAATATGTTGGATGTTTCTGCGATCCAGCTTATGCCGGATTTGCATGGGGATGTGTACTACCTTAGAGCCTTTCAGTAGCGTTTTCATAAGCGAATCAGCAGGACAGGCCACGTATACCTTATGTCCTCTTTCACTGAGCCCCTTTGCCAGGTAAGTGGTAGAATAGGTAGAACCCGCCATGCCGGCGTATTGTGAAGTGATCAGAATATTCATAAGCTGCACTAAGGTGCCGCAATATTAAAAAAAGCTGATCAAAACACCATCAAGGTGCTACGGTGAGTATCCAGGATTGCTGAAAAGAAGCGTTTTGTTTAAGCCTTTCCAACTCCTTGATAACCTGATCTTTATCAGAGGACTGGTAGACATGCACGTAAAAGTATTTTTTCTCGCTATGGTAGCCAATTTCAGGGAAGAAACCTTGTTGAGTCAACTGACCCACCATCTTTTCTGCATTATCCTGGGTGGAGAATGTCCCGGCGATGATGTAAAAACCACCTTTCATGGCCAGAGAGTGAGCATCTTCTGCAGCTTGAGCT
Proteins encoded:
- a CDS encoding sulfotransferase family protein, whose amino-acid sequence is MAHHTSNKVFGIGLGKTGTSSLGRALKVLGYRHMNFRADLVLEYDKGNLQPIFEVADQYDSFEDFPWPLLYKELDRRYPGSKFVLTLRSDVNKWFKSIYDHANRGAGTKKIRKITYGYEMPHHHEKEYIECYLKHKEDVLHHFADRKEDLLVMYIDQGDSWGKLCDFLVKPVPNVPFPHANRKPNQIEYYFKVNKRRFLSLFGLGK
- a CDS encoding glycosyltransferase family 2 protein, whose amino-acid sequence is MHKVTAIIPTFNEEDNIEEAIKSVSWADEIMVVDSFSTDATVEIARKHTDFVLQHQYVNSAAQKNWAIPQAKYPWIFLLDADERVTPELAEEIQKTLKKGTQHTAFRIWRKNMFMGRMMKHGELRSDNVVRLFLRDKSKYQDKHVHAGILTEGSIGIFKYKLLHNTYKGFDHFLSKVDQYSTWGAYDKLPKTKKVTLFHLWLKPAWRFFKQYIIQLAILDGRQGFIYAQLMAYTVFLRYVKLYRIQQGEKFRKDK
- a CDS encoding glycosyltransferase family 4 protein codes for the protein MNILITSQYAGMAGSTYSTTYLAKGLSERGHKVYVACPADSLMKTLLKGSKVVHIPMQIRHKLDRRNIQHIAQMVRDYKIDIIDGQSSKDRYTTILARWYYKLPVKLVHTRRQLALSMGILGQSWFYEKGTDKVIAVSEGVKASLVKIGISAEHIEVIYNGTPREKYDKVNPQQVNALKEKYDIQEGDFVIGCVARLKEQKQILKAIALLDKTVKVIFVGIEPSSEFQEIISGYTLPHEVHFAGAISNDEVLNYYPLFDIKVLPSTIEGLSQSLLEAMALQVPVIATDLGGNRELIEEGKNGYLFENENIQQLASLIKQVMQSASLRKELGAYGKETALEKFSIERTIDRHVDLFTQILEEH